Part of the Lycium ferocissimum isolate CSIRO_LF1 chromosome 6, AGI_CSIRO_Lferr_CH_V1, whole genome shotgun sequence genome, ATAAAACTATTTACCAAAATATTTTGTCCCTCTACTtttattatcattatgaaaATCGAGAAAATCTATTTGAAATTACTATATTCCCGaaataaaccaaataaaaattttcacccattttctAAAGTTTCTACTCGACCCCATAATCCCTTTCCAACTAAAAATCCCCAAAGGCATCGAGTTACCCCCAAAACAAAATATCCATAACTCATTGTTATTTACTCAAAATTCCTAAGACCGTCATCTCTAAATTTCCTTAAAATCAAACATTCCCCGATTCTCGTCGAAATTCCGCTGCTACAAAATCCCTTTCTTTGTGCCGTTTATATTCCTTCATTTATTCTAGTTTgattttctcttctcttctcttttcaattccactttctttccttaattcaTTCACCTTAATTTCTTACTAGTAATCATAAAAATCATAGCTTAATATCCGCCTTAATTGCGAAATCGAAACTTTCCTCTTTTCATCTAATATGCCAAGAACAAAATGACAAAAGTTTGGACCAGAATCTATTTGAAAAATACGTCCAAGTTcaagattattattattattattattattattattattattatagtagtagtagtagtagtagtagtaatagtaataataaaagtaataatagtaatagagattattattattattattattattattattatagtagtagtagtagtagtaatagtaataataaaagtaataatagtaatagagattattattattattattattattattattattattattattattattattatcgtagtagtagtagtagtagtagtagtagtagtagtaataatagtaataataaaagtaataatagtaatagagattattattattattattattattattattattattattattattattattattattattattattattattattattatagtagcgatagtagtagtagtaatagtaataataaaagtaataatagtaatagagATCATCAAGAAATTTGACTACAagttgtgataaaaaaaaaataattaataatctaATAAAATAGAAGCTTAACGATGTAAATTGGACGAAAGGatggacaaaattgggtgtcaacatggGGGTCGTTAGAAATAAGGGTATATTAGACCCCATAGGTGGATGGCGAGGGGGTATTTGGGGGCTCGAAAGGTGGATGACGAGGGGGTATTTGGGGAACTCaaggtggatggagggtatttttgatcAATTCCAATAGTTAAATGCGGTATTTTTTGGCCCTTCTCCGTTggtaaaaatatatgtacaaaTTTGTATAGAAATACCTTATAAGTAGCTATGTCATCAATGACTCGACCAATTAACGCTGAAGCCACAAGAATTTTAGGCTTGTTCATCATCCAATCGAATGCGGTCATTGATGCTGACCTTATGCCTAATAATGATGCTGGTGCTAGTAGGTAATAAGTTCCGGTGATCAGTGCATTGCTTAGGTACTCTTTAAATGATGGAATTTTTCCTTCGATGAACCATTGAGCTTCTATATGGTAACTCCTCACGATTTCTTTCATCTAATCAAGAAACAATATTTATTAAACTTCTGTATCTTCCATTAAATATTCGAAATTCATTAAATCAAAGGAAAATGATATTAGTGTTTTAAGTCTCATACCGCCTCTTTGACGTAATAAACTCCATTGAATCTATCTTGGCTTTTGACTTCGATTTCATATTCCTCGAAGAGATCGAGAAGAATTGTATATATCGGTTTCATATAATTTGGCAGTCGATCTATTTCACTTACATTCCACCTGTAATGataggaaaatattttaattaatgtaTCCCACTCCACATATATATTACCCCGTAAAGATTTAATCTAATATTTTACGAGTTTAATTTATACACAATCAGGtcacttttacttgttataGCAGGTAACTTGCGTTGTTTTCAAGATTACAAACACCACATTTTAAGGAGCTTATCTGTAAATATCCTTTAGATGACCTGATTGTACAAAAAAACTCTTTTCAAAtgatgtatataatttaaactctATTTTTATAATTCTTTGGAAATAATCTTAGAAATAAAGAGTTAAAAATCAAACTACAGATATTATGAAATTGCTAACTCAATTACTAGATAAATTATCTGACAAAATTCATACCGGTCCACCGCTTCCGTGAATACTTCTAGTTCATCAAGAGTACCATACGAGTCATATGTATCATCAATTACTGAAATCATAGCTATGCATTTCGCAAGCATAATCCGAGCTCTAGAGTATTGAGGTTCAAAGTACAGGCCTACGGTCCAAAAGAAGCATTCCACCATTCTGTCTCTGACATAAGAAAGTTTAGATGCAAGATCCAAATCTTTCCACCACCTTCAAAGTAGAGAAGATTAATGCTTAGTTAAGTTAATTTCTTTATGTCAAAGACCAGAAGAAAGGCGGAAACAtcgtttttttcattttttttttttcttattaagaagtcatacaatattcaaatgAAAAGCATAAAGTAACTCAAAATAACTTACAATGTGAGTTCTCTAAGCTCTTCCTTGTGTAGCATTTGCAACAAATTGTAATCTAGTTTTGCAAGCCTCAGTAGCTTTTCATTTCTTGAATCCACATTCTCATATATTGAAATGTAAAAGTGTGCTTCAGCTCTTGGGATGCCTCTATGAAGAGATTGCATTAGGGCATGTGTTACTTGTTTCTCAAGAGTAGAATCTAATGTAGGTGCTATACTTTCAAGATGAGATGTTGCAAAAATAAGGGCCTCTTCTAATATGACATCCTCATGTCCCCTAACATGTGCTGCTTCATACAGATTTAGCAGACCCTTTGCATCTGTAAGTAGAGTTTCCTTGAATTTTCCATTGCTGTCCTTGAATTGGTTGAAATGATCTAATTTACAAATATTTCATTATGTTAGTTATTGTTGAGTATGTGAACAAAAGTCTCATATTGgcagttgaaaaaaaaaaaaaaaaaaaactatgtatAGGTATGGATAGGGAAACCGTGGCGACTTGCCCCAAAATGAACAATGTCACCATGCTATTAAGACTATTTTTGAGCTAGTTCAACAATTATATAATACAAACTTAAGACATTATCGAAAGAAAACTTGTAAGATGTGTATATAAACATACCAGAAGAGACCGGATAGCCATGTTGCCTAAACAATCGAAAATATAGAGCAACCTTGTATAGATCATCCTCTTCATGGATGACATTTAGATCAAACATCTTGCTTATTTGGTCTTCAATCTCCTCCTCGAAGTGATACGAAATACCAAGGCGTTCAAGAGTGTCAATCAAATGTATTTTCTCTATGGTGGCATTGTTAGTAGTACTTATTATCATGTGCTTGACTTCTTCTTTCAAGGTCTCAATCTCCTCTATATTTTTCTTGGATACCTGTAAATGCAATGCTCACTGTTAGTAATTTTGTCAAAGCTAatagtaaagaaagaaaaaggctTACTAAGAAATAACTAAGGAAGCATATACAATGAAACATCTCTATAATGGTTATCCTCCATAATAATATTTTACTATAACGATCAAGTATTATTTGGAACGGACTTTCatatttatgttatattatatgttctttaTAACAACATCTCGCTATAGCAGTCAAAAATTATCTGAACAAACGGCGTCGTTATGGAGAGGTTTgacaaagatatatatatttacctgATTATCCATAGTAGAATAGCTAAAAATATTTCCCCAAAGACTAGGAGAAAAATTAGCCTCTGGTCGAAAAATCCCATCTTCATGGTTTACATTTCCAGTCAATGAAGTCATTGttgctatattttggtatacttGCAAAATCTGAAAACTTATTCGAATGTTGGGTTTTCAGTGTTTTTTGCTTAGTCTTTTGTCATTGGTATCACTATTTATATAGAGGAAATTAgaataatttaaaatgtgaGAGAAATTCAAGTAGTGTTAGGCGGCAAGCCATGTACAAATTCAATTAATCTATGAGTCTTAACAAGAAAAGTAACCTATGACCTTCAAAGGTCTAACTAAGAAAAGTAAACTAAAACTTTAATTTGAATCATCTTAGCTTTGTTGATACCGTTCCAAGTTATACCGATATTTTATATACGTTTATAAACTTCTTATTAAAGAGGGATTAAACAAGATTCCTTTTGGATTTGTATATGGTAAAGTTTCCTTGAATAGCACTTTTAGTCCCTATGTTAatggtatattatgattttagtcCTTGTGTTATCCAATTTATTACTATTGACCTTCTATTATAGCATGTGAGTGATTTTAATCCTTCATCTAACAGACCCTAAATATACTAACAAAGAGTTAATTCTACTGAAGGTCAATTCCGGTATTAAATTTCTGGTTTGCTGGTTGAAGATCAACTGCACCAATTGTTTGCTTCTTACGGATGAATCTTTTTCCAATTTGAATCCTCCAATCTTGGATCAATGTTTTGTTTTCTATATTTCAGCGAACTTCCTCGTGTGCATCATTATTTGCAAATGCAAAGTTTCTACTTATCTTGCTGTTTGTGGTGAACCGCCACAAATCGAACCCCTTTCCCCCTCCCACACAAAAATAAGCTCTTTCTTGTAGCCTGAGAATGCTGCTTAAACCAACCCTCTTTGATATTTCCTTCACCTCCAAATTTAGTGGATTTCAAAGTGCCTTCTACTGCATTGGTTTGCTATTAGAAATTACATTTGCTGACCAAGTTTTTCACTTAGATTAGAtctcactacaagaaaaattatatttggcaacaaaatagattgattattgttgcaaaaagtacttttgacaaaaaaaaataaaaaattattgcaTAGACTTTTCCCAACTACCAAGTATTGCAATAACGTGtagcaactttttttttggttgccaaaagtactttttgcaacaataattaatactatgacaacaaaattaaattctttggcaacaaaaaagttcatttgccaATAATAAattaagttgttgccaaatattaaattttttgttgccatttctatactttcttgtagtcaGAATAAGAGTTATATGAAAAAGATGCGGGAAAACTTTTCCTAAGACTTCTAATGACAACAAAGATGGTTAGATCTTGTTAAGTGACTCTTTTTTTGCCTTTATGAAAGTATCCCGCAGAATGAGAAATTATAGGTAGTGGTATAACAACTAACCTTTCAAGAGCTATTCTCCACCTCCGAATTTGTAGGATCGCTGGTTCTTCACCAAATAAATCTAATACCGGAACTGACCCTCAGTAAAATTAACTTTCTGTTAGAATATTTAGGGTCCGTTAGTTGAAGGATTAAAATCACTCACATGCTATAATTGAAGATCAATAGTAGTAAGTTGAACAACACAAGgactaaaatcataatatgccattAACATAGGGACTAAAAGTGCTATTCATCCTTCTTTTAATTATTAGAGTGTATTTAATTCCGTCTCtctaaaataatactccctccattacAATTTGTGTGAAGTTATTTGACTAGGCACATATTTCACGAAAGAGAAAAGGTCTTTTGAAACTGGTAATCTTAAACATATTATAACATCCGTGAGGCTATAAAGCTTCTCATTAAGAAtaaatgaaaagtttaaattaaTTTGCTTCTAAAGAAAgaaattattcttttttaaacggacTATAAGAAAAATAGATTTACATAATTTAAAATGGGGGAAGTACTACTATTCAGATAATacagagaaagaaaaacaactACTAGTACTTTTCGTATTAGTTTATATTAAAATGTTAATTAGGTTGCTTAGTTTTCGTAACCATTGTTCTAACTTATCTCAAATGTGCTTGTAAAGTACTTTACAATTTACAAGACTATTTCTAGGCTATtgactcttct contains:
- the LOC132060680 gene encoding viridiflorene synthase-like; its protein translation is MTSLTGNVNHEDGIFRPEANFSPSLWGNIFSYSTMDNQVSKKNIEEIETLKEEVKHMIISTTNNATIEKIHLIDTLERLGISYHFEEEIEDQISKMFDLNVIHEEDDLYKVALYFRLFRQHGYPVSSDHFNQFKDSNGKFKETLLTDAKGLLNLYEAAHVRGHEDVILEEALIFATSHLESIAPTLDSTLEKQVTHALMQSLHRGIPRAEAHFYISIYENVDSRNEKLLRLAKLDYNLLQMLHKEELRELTLWWKDLDLASKLSYVRDRMVECFFWTVGLYFEPQYSRARIMLAKCIAMISVIDDTYDSYGTLDELEVFTEAVDRWNVSEIDRLPNYMKPIYTILLDLFEEYEIEVKSQDRFNGVYYVKEAMKEIVRSYHIEAQWFIEGKIPSFKEYLSNALITGTYYLLAPASLLGIRSASMTAFDWMMNKPKILVASALIGRVIDDIATYKIEKEKGQLITGIECYMQENNLSVEEAKC